In Apium graveolens cultivar Ventura chromosome 10, ASM990537v1, whole genome shotgun sequence, the following are encoded in one genomic region:
- the LOC141690577 gene encoding uncharacterized protein LOC141690577, with product MEDTNIRLPALMFDESDKRNVREPKQDDLVISLPVRNCLIKKILVNNGSAANIMMLSTLKYMRLAESDMIKKSTTLVEFSGETKCTMGEITLPTYAQDVNLLEKFCIIDVDSTYNIIMSRP from the coding sequence ATGGAGGATACCAATATCAGATTACCAGCACTGATGTTCGATGAGTCAGACAAAAGGAATGTTCGTGAACCAAAACAGGATGACCTTGTCATCTCACTCCCCGTAAGGAATTGTCTGATCAAAAAGATATTGGTCAATAATGGGAGTGCAGCTAATATCATGATGTTAAGCACACTAAAATACATGAGATTGGCTGAAAGCGACATGATCAAGAAATCTACGACATTAGTCGAGTTCAGTGGGGAAACCAAATGTACGATGGGAGAAATTACACTACCTACTTATGCACAGGATGTCAACTTATTGGAGAAATTTTGCATAATAGATGTTGATTCTACATACAACATAATTATGAGTAGACCATAA